The Venturia canescens isolate UGA chromosome 10, ASM1945775v1, whole genome shotgun sequence genome segment CGTGACCTCGATCACGAATCTCCCCAAGGAACCGGAACAGGAAGGTAATAAAGTtgattttcgtcgattttttaatcAGAAAGATCGAGAACTGATCGaatatatttatcgaacaaaaacAGGTGCATCGAATATCCCTACTAACATTATCCCGTTTGTGGACTCGCCTCCGCCGCAAGTCGGTTGCGCAGCGGCATTGCGTTGCATCGAAGAACTATTCTGTACGTTGGAAGGTGTGATTTCGACGGAACGGCAAACGTTTTCGAGCGAGCAACTCATCAGACGCGTGCCTCTGAGCGTAAATATTCCTTCGAATCCCTTGTAATTTGTCATTTTCTCCTTGACGCGATGAATTTGTAATTTTAACGAGTTTTAATGTTCGCAGAGCTGTAAAAACCCCGACAACGGGATAATCGGCAAGTGTTGTCGCGATCCGAACTACGTTGATCCGTGGCCAGCGGGTAACTTGCCTGCCAATTATTCCGGAGGTTTCGACGAGCAAGGATTCCCAACTATTTTGAATCTGTCGAAGAcccgaccgacgaaaaaacgaCCGAATAACGGTGGAGCTGGCAATGGACCGAGACCGGTAATCTCGACGAGTTATACGTCGCCCGTTGGAGTTAAAATATCCTCGAAGCCATCGCCCATCGGAGTCAAAACGTCTCCGAAACCATCGCCAACCGTATTTGTACAAAATAATTATCCCCAACCGACCCCGATCGCTCAAGCTCCCTACGAAGGACCGGTCAAGTCCGCGAGGCCTTTCGTCCCCCATCAAGTGTCAAAGCCTTTTGCGCCGCAGCAGCCAGTCCCGCAGCCTTTCGTGCCCCAGCAGCCAGCCCCGCAGCCTTTCGTGCCCCAGCAGCCAGCTCCGCAACCTTTCGTGCCCCAGCAGCCAGCTCCGCAACCTTTCGTGCCCCAGCAGCCAGCTCCGCAACCTTTCGTGCCCCAGCAGTCAGTTCCGCAACCTTTCGTGCCCCAGCAGCCAGCTCCGCAACCttatgtgaaaaataatttcattcccTCATCGACCAATCAAAATCCCTCGATTATCCCTACTTATGCTCCCGGAAGTCAATGCGGAAGGAGAAATGTCGTAAGTTTTTCTTATTCGATTGTATTAtcataattgaaaaatctatcGTACGAATACGGATGATTCTAACATTCGTTATTCAACAAAAAAGGTTCCACGTCCCAACGGTTTGACCGACGTCGACGTCGCTTTCGGCGAGATCCCATGGCAAGCGATGGTTCTCTCGAACACCGATAGGAAACTCCTCTGTTCCGGAGCCATCGTCGCACCCAACGCTGTTATCACCGCAGCAAGTTGCGTTCAAGGGTAAGTGTACGCGAAagttattttcatttgtacAAACGGGACACGAGGAgtcgagaaaacgaaaaaaaaaaaaaagaaaaaaaaattgatcgcgttTCATAAAATGTTCTAGACTGAACCCTGCAACAGTGTCGGTCAAAGTGGGCGAATGGAAATTGGGTTACGAGCTCAAGCACGAGGAACCCTTGCCATTTGAGATACTAAACGTCGTCTCGATCGCTCCTTACCAGGCTCCTTTCCAATCCGCAAATTCAGGCAACGAAATCGCCATGCTGTTTCTCGAACGCGACATGAAATTGGACCAACACGTGGATGTGCTGTGCTTGCCCGAGGGTCAGCCACGGCCACCACAACCGGGAAGAAAGTGCATCGCTACCGGATGGGGAAAAGTTATTCTTGAAGGTAATGAGGAAACGACAATTCCTTTAAAAAGATGATCCGAAATCGATGCATATTGGATTAACGCTTTCATTGGTTTTCCGCAGTTCACGCCGCTGGTGCCTTGATGCACAGCATCGACGTTGACGTATTGGGCCAAGAACAGTGTCTCGAGAGAATTTCAGCCGCGGAGAATCAAATTCCCTTAGACGACAGCCTGTTCTGTGCTAAAGCTCACCGGAAGAACAACAACATGTGCCAAGTGGACTTTGGCGGTCCTTTGGCTTGCGACAGAGGCGATGGCTTCTTCGAACTTGCTGGAATTTACAACCAGGATACCGGATGCCTGCCTTTGAATCAGGTAAATTAAAAGCGCTGAAACGAAGGGGTTCGATTAATGAGAAAATTATTCAGGGccaattgaatgaaaaataaaaatgattttcttctcCGCAGGTCGCGactttctcgaaaattccgtCTCGATGGATTGAGAACACGATGGCAAATCCACCCAAGTATCCAAACAACGAGTATTTGTCGCCGGTCAGCAGTGGACAGAACCCATTCGTGCACAGCCACGGTCCGAAAGTGCCTTGCGAATGCGAAGATCACGAACTCTTGCCAGCGGGTTCCAGTCAATACTTGCCGCCAGTTTAAGCCGGTAAAATATCACAATTGCGCGTAAAAAACCAACAAAACCTACGaattaaagaagaaaagaaaagaaaagaaaagaaaaaaaaaacacgaacaaGCCTActtcttattttttgtatatctTTTTTGACGAGACCGAGGGCTAGAAAACAAATAACCGACCTGATCGCACATGCAAATCCGTTGGTCAGAGtatcgcgaaaaaaaaactagtatGTAAATGTGCAACAAACTCAAATGATTCGGGAACATAGTTTCCGCGACGAATCGCCAACTTTTCCTTATTTAAGAAAATCTTATCTCCTCCCTATCTCTTtctatatatagatatattatattatatgcGTACATAAAATATTCGTTATGAAAACAAATCGGAACTTTTGTCACACGAGAAACTCCACGCCATTTATTAATCCGAAAACATATCGTTTTTCCTTTGTACACGAAAGCCAAAAACAGATCAATCTTCGgatacgaaaaagaaaaatgagcgaACCGATATACGGTTTTGTGTGTAAATTCAATTTATATTGTCATTACCGTATAAATATAATGAACATAACTGTGATAAGAATTAATTGTTCCGAATAATGAGCGTTTTCGAAATACACGAGTTTCTTTTCTCACTTCCGTCAACAAGCGAAAATGAATGCTTTCCACATCAAATCCCAGCCGGAACT includes the following:
- the LOC122417170 gene encoding actin cytoskeleton-regulatory complex protein PAN1-like, producing the protein MSRISLALPLLCAVALGATSAIPYSKISDGAQFGDDFVSQKSSASAPSGSYGHAYSQSADTRSASSSYSSASVSGAVPAYTYGGQDASAAGQFQAQVSSNGDKGALPFWWMGSDSPFLQAGKQSSGGCTSNGCLASTTYQSSGLSASEHQEAKMKSNPFLQGLGAGQQNTASSGASANSLQQESGYGASKKPFLNGASSHNRVSGAASYQDSSFSAGYAQQSQQASGSAGNPFLQQQVPQVSQTGESQFPGYPESEVPVPQLPEQNSFKLTCTGQNQICVPFHLCSYEGYVTGKGLTQVRSGPQECDTNRETCCTIKPADQASAGSSGGGIFGPGNGNGNQPDLSTGEISHAGGAESNGYLPPIGGSSSDRVTSITNLPKEPEQEGASNIPTNIIPFVDSPPPQVGCAAALRCIEELFCTLEGVISTERQTFSSEQLIRRVPLSSCKNPDNGIIGKCCRDPNYVDPWPAGNLPANYSGGFDEQGFPTILNLSKTRPTKKRPNNGGAGNGPRPVISTSYTSPVGVKISSKPSPIGVKTSPKPSPTVFVQNNYPQPTPIAQAPYEGPVKSARPFVPHQVSKPFAPQQPVPQPFVPQQPAPQPFVPQQPAPQPFVPQQPAPQPFVPQQPAPQPFVPQQSVPQPFVPQQPAPQPYVKNNFIPSSTNQNPSIIPTYAPGSQCGRRNVVPRPNGLTDVDVAFGEIPWQAMVLSNTDRKLLCSGAIVAPNAVITAASCVQGLNPATVSVKVGEWKLGYELKHEEPLPFEILNVVSIAPYQAPFQSANSGNEIAMLFLERDMKLDQHVDVLCLPEGQPRPPQPGRKCIATGWGKVILEVHAAGALMHSIDVDVLGQEQCLERISAAENQIPLDDSLFCAKAHRKNNNMCQVDFGGPLACDRGDGFFELAGIYNQDTGCLPLNQVATFSKIPSRWIENTMANPPKYPNNEYLSPVSSGQNPFVHSHGPKVPCECEDHELLPAGSSQYLPPV